In a genomic window of Gadus chalcogrammus isolate NIFS_2021 chromosome 17, NIFS_Gcha_1.0, whole genome shotgun sequence:
- the serpine1 gene encoding plasminogen activator inhibitor 1, with protein MLCVRAFLLVSLCVAALCSLQDRQTDFGLRVFSQMADGAAASRGENLAFSPHGVATLLGMVQLGAGGSTRKALRSAMGFSLQERGLSRQQRRQQQSLSAAGGLEASSAVMVERLLGLEAGFRRALLKAFRTAPHQVDFSRAEQATDVINAWVSDRTAGMIPQFLAPGALTDETRLVLLNALHFQGLWKVPFDPKLTQERMFHCANGSSVPVAMMRLTAAFRYGEFVSSDGLEYLVVEVPYEGDALSMFLVQPFEADVPAGALVAELSSQRIGQWSAELRSVKRRLALPRFSIDSEVNLKAVLTNMGLGEMFNLATADFSRITTEERLSVSAVLQRVKIEVNEEGTKAAAASGAIMFSRMGVEEIALDTPFLFLIQHKATGAVLFMGQVNQPEPY; from the exons ATGCTTTGCGTGCGTGCCTTCCTGCTGGTGTCCCTTTGCGTGGCCGCGCTGTGCAGCctgcaggacagacagacggacttcGGCCTGCGGGTCTTCTCCCAGATGGCGGACGGGGCTGCGGCCTCCCGGGGGGAGAACCTGGCCTTCTCCCCCCACGGGGTGGCCACCCTCCTGGGCATGGTCCAGCTGGGAGCGGGGGGATCCACTCGCAAGGCCCTGCGCTCCGCCATGGGCTTCTCTCTGCAAg AGCGCGGGCTGAGCcggcagcagcggcggcagcagcagagccTCTCGGCGGCGGGCGGGCTGGAGGCCAGCAGCGCCGTGATGGTGGAGCGCCTGCTGGGCCTGGAGGCGGGGTTCCGCCGCGCGCTGCTGAAGGCGTTCCGCACGGCGCCGCACCAGGTGGACTTCAGCCGCGCGGAGCAGGCCACGGACGTCATCAACGCCTGGGTGTCCGACCGCACCGCCG GTATGATCCCCCAGTTCCTGGCGCCGGGCGCCCTGACAGACGAGACGCGTCTGGTGCTGCTCAACGCGCTGCACTTCCAGGGGCTGTGGAAGGTGCCCTTTGACCCCAAGCTGACCCAGGAGAGGATGTTCCACTGCGCCAATGGCAGCAGCGTCCCCGTGGCCATGATGAGGCTCACCGCCGCCTTCCGCTACG GTGAGTTTGTGTCGTCGGACGGCCTGGAGtacctggtggtggaggtgcccTACGAGGGCGACGCCCTCAGCATGTTCCTGGTGCAGCCCTTCGAGGCGGACGTGCCGGCGGGCGCGCTGGTGGCCGAGCTGAGCAGCCAGAGGATCGGCCAGTGGAGCGCCGAGCTGAGGAGCGTGAAGAGGAGGCTGGCCCTGCCCAG GTTCTCCATCGACTCTGAGGTGAACCTGAAGGCTGTTCTGACCAACATGGGCCTGGGAGAAATGTTCAACCTGGCGACGGCCGACTTCTCTCGCATCACCA CTGAGGAGaggctgtctgtctctgcggTCCTTCAGAGGGTGAAGATCGAGGTGAACGAGGAGGGAACCAAAGCAGCTGCAGCATCAG GAGCGATCATGTTCTCTCGTATGGGTGTGGAGGAGATCGCGCTGGACAcgcccttcctcttcctcatccagcACAAGGCCACAG GTGCCGTTCTGTTCATGGGCCAGGTGAACCAGCCAGAGCCGTActaa
- the ap1s1 gene encoding AP-1 complex subunit sigma-1A encodes MMRFMLLFSRQGKLRLQKWYTATAERDKKKMVRELMQVVLARKPKMCSFLEWRDLKIVYKRYASLYFCCAVEEQDNELITLEVIHRFVELLDKYFGSVCELDIIFNFEKAYFILDEFLMGGEIQDTSKKSVLKAIEQADLLQEEDESPRSVLEEMGLA; translated from the exons ATG ATGCGGTTCATGCTGCTGTTCAGCCGGCAGGGCAAGCTGCGCCTGCAGAAGTGGTACACGGCCACGGCGGAGCGGGACAAGAAGAAGATGGTGCGGGAGCTGATGCAGGTGGTGCTGGCCCGCAAGCCCAAGATGTGCAGCTTCCTCGAGTGGAGGGACCTGAAGATCGTCTACAAGAG gtaCGCCAGCCTGTACTTCTGCTGTgcggtggaggagcaggacaaCGAGCTCATCACCCTGGAGGTCATCCACCGCTTCGTGGAGCTGCTGGACAAGTACTTTGGCAGC GTGTGCGAGCTGGACATCATCTTTAACTTCGAGAAGGCCTACTTCATCCTGGACGAGTTCCTGATGGGCGGAGAGATCCAGGACACGTCGAAAAAGAGCGTCCTCAAGGCCATCGAACAGGCAGACCTTCTGCAAGAG GAGGACGAGTCCCCCCGCAGTGTGCTGGAGGAGATGGGCCTGGCCTag